Genomic window (Rosa chinensis cultivar Old Blush chromosome 6, RchiOBHm-V2, whole genome shotgun sequence):
ACCTTCAtttttgttagagaatccaacttaacctggatcgcatctttccatttaggccaaatttctctacgttggcattcattcatcaacagagcatggttcgatatcattggactTAATAAACTCATGCCCAATGACAGGCACAAATACACCATCAATCACGATAAAGTTtttatcccacatctcatgtacactagtgtaattttcagagagttctatattctcaggaataggttctgatgttgaggggtcccccaacgataaccatagtcctgaacattctcatgagacggattttgagtatcgatgatcaaagaattggattgtgccaaagtatccttcgaatctacgggcctcccacacatcATATCTGTTGTCATGACCTataacgctagagtgccactaTCTATGGCGTTGATGTCATGCCTatctctgtgtagggtggcaatacattctctcgtagggacgtccatccttacAGGCATGTTTGCATCAGATGTGTGTGATATGCTATTTATAACATTCCTTTTAAGctatttatgtaatttataaatacatttaaactatttaatcttcatttaaaaataatataaattcaaaactagctaaaatagagagtattgatgcagacgtatttttAAAGTAGTTAGCAAAAATGACTTTtgagctactttggctaaaatttgactcaagaATGTCTAGCATTGCTAAACATGCTCTAAGTaagtatttctaataaattaaAACGTacctctctatctctctgcAATAATATAACATAAATAACTAAATTGAATCTGACTACCTTGGTTGATGCCAGTTTAAGGTTAACTACGTTTTAGATTGGTTACCATTATACTATGATGCATGCACATATATTTAAGACCGTTCACGTACAAAAAAGATAAAGTCAATTATGAAGACGAATGATATGAGTAATTCAAATTTTAGGTATCATCTGCATCTCACCGTAGATAGTTTCTAGTGGGACATCTTAATCTACTCACTAGACCtccctcatttttaattatttaatgacATGTATATCCTTATACAAAAAGATTGTTAGAGACAACAaattaataaggaaaatattttTTCCCTCTGCAAAGATTTATAATAATGGAAACACATTTACAGTAGtttaattattcatttctattttagttctcatttcatatctctcattttctttgcttatgaaagcttgtgaagaagaaaaaatgaagagaaaatgcattcaaaattacttggcgaattatatgaaaataaaactatgatgcaAAAATAGACAAAGGTCTTTCTCTTGAGGATCATGAACGGGGGATAGAGAATTAGAGAGCCCTCATGTAAACTAATCAAATAAGTTTATGAAGAGGCATataagacaaaaataaataataaaataacagAGCATGAACAAATTTAATATTGCAACCTATCTAAAATCCAGCATGtaaccataaaccctaaaaactaAGCTTCGAAAATCCACAATTAAGCATGAAATAGTAGGCTTGAAAAACCCTAGATAAATTTCTATTAATTAGTTGTACTTGTTTTAGGAAATCataaattgggagagaataagtcgtgtctttcattgataatagagacaTCTTTATATAGAATATAACAACAAGAGAATATGAGTCTTATAAGGAAACTGACAGGGTCTGCCCCGGATTCCACcatggaatccgaagtggccatgcgggacccacctttaaagaaggtttaccaaataTTTCGAcataacctcccctaaaaatggacaacccaaaaaacctgcggaaaaccaaaattcacttctaatgatccaaccacaaactcctggagccaccctgctcccataatTCAACCAATCCAATCTCAAAGATAATAATATCATaacataatctccaaaaggtAAAAGAGACTCCAAGATGTAAGATaccacaatcaccaaagttaggtcatagacctcaaatataattcgtacaagtttgggtcacaaatcccatagtaatcagagcatttcTAGGAATGTAAATGGACAAAGAGTGCAGTAggctaaacaggtaacctacagaatgtgatggtggaagcaggtgcggtcactatggcttaCTCTCGTACGCCGAGCagcaatactgcaatctgggcatttgaaaccgaagggcccaggggaaaagtattgataaacacgttagtgtgagtggacaaaaataaataatccaGATAATTTAAAAGAAGTAAACTTAAATACTTTCCCACGTATTTAAATTTATAACACTCGATGCATGAAACGTTTATAAAACAACCACGAGAaactccgctcaagaaaaaccgactagccccactAGTCACAAATATCCACAAGGAAGGATTGAAATTTCAATGCTCGAGAGATAGGACCAGCCCCTCTAGTTAAacggaaatcggactagccccgctagtcaagaacaacaataaaaggatatggggaagagagttcaccatacgggaatggagcctcccaggctctacctaccctcgactaccactcacacatagattgtgcgacgaggagaactaataacctctacttccactcacacatagattgtgcgaggaggagaacattacctcgactgccacccacgtgaggaggacaaaagctacctcaactgccactcataaacacaaagtaagtgaggaggagacctaatcacatgacccgcgtatggtgaggaagaaaatcgtcgaaaatcaataaatccgtatagcttccccacatttctcacgagataagaatccaagtgtgcaAAGacatgaccccgcacgccaagatttcTCTCAATCTCAGAATAAGTAAGTGAGAAAAATCCATAAGAAACCAATATTTCACTTTGGCGgagattttgaaaataaagtaGAGTATAAATTCTGAATCCGCGCATAGCAAAAATAATATccgaaattaatcataaattcgAAAACGTAATACGATAAGCAATTTATCATTCGGAagcaattaaataaatgcatgcatcattctttgaaaataaaagtccactcacagtttGCGGTCAATCCTAACGTCGCTCGTGACTTTCCTCGTATGGAggctcctctcgtcctgtacgaatagcactcataaatatatatatatattttacacgACGGAaatttaactttacgatacttagaaatggaaattcaaaacatcccccttccaAATTCCAACTCCTTAACTCTCCACAAAATCCATTCGTAATTCCCCAATAATATTCATTTATCGATAGAcaaattctaaagtgaattcgaaagaaaatAGGCTATCGAATTCACATACATCGATAATCGACAATTTATGCTCAatcgtaattcctccaatttccaccaaacttcatgtatgaCGTTCTACAACCATTAAAGGATTTATGGAACTAAAACTATAATTAAAGCGCAACTCTAagcgccaccacgcgccacccacagtggcggcgcgtggggtccacgcgccggcgaccactacctccgatgaccaccaaattctgGCAATAGCATCaacacaacagacccaacaattttcccaacagcaacacattccaattttaccttgaaataGTCGAATCCAGCCAGTGAAGAAAAGCCCCgaaaactcaagaaccctagaaatgaaaatcgttaattcgacctctacaatgcaaattggaatgaaatactttaggggaaatgatcttcatcaaaaaccgaaccttcgacgcaggTATGGTGACCGGAGATGGTCGAAATCGCCGGAACCCGACGAAAACTCCAAACTGCCGATATGAAGAACTTTGCTTCGATCCAAGGTTTCTCGGCCAAATCGCCATAATCCAAGGCCACTGGGGTGCAGAGAAAAGGGAGACACTcctgtggtggccggacggcgagaATTCGTAGGGGAGGTGGAGTGACCGAAAAGGAAAGAGGGAGTttcgggggagaagagagagaatagggtgggtttccggttttggaaacctaccacagtaaaaatCTCCCATTTATACCCAAAttctaccatgaacagtaacgtTTGTATTTtcctcataactttcacatacgaactctcatttttatgtaccacatacccacggactcggtttaacatcccctaccactttcatgaaggaaaatttCTCAAGTTCGAACTCGAACAAAAAATCAACTTCTAGCTCCCCCCCCTAAAAGGTAAAAccataaccgcgaacggtaaaaCATACAGGAATTCTTGTAACACGGTAAAAAGGGTAAATCGGATATGGGGTGTAACAGAAACTGATTCATACATTGAATAAGATATCTAATATTTGTATGATCGACTAACCCTACTACAACTTGGACAAGTCaatagagtttgggccagacacataaatTAGATGTCCTTAAGCACTCTCCCTTGTGTCGcctaaacgtggtgctcctctcattgcctcatcaaaaaccttgccgagtaacaaaaacccaatgggacaaaaaaaacctcggtcgaaggagaaaaagagtacaacacaccattcacatttcgagaccatacatgtagacatctctccATGATGTCTGCATCCTCCctaatgactacggtcatgggagtttggataacttccgtaaacgatgctaccaatatgtttcttgaaagtggatttaggtaatgactttGTGAACAAGTCTTCCACACTGTCcttagatcgaacctggttcccTTTGATCTTTacgagagtctgttgttgttgattatgcttggtgttgtcgcctttgatgtagccttacttcatttgttcaaagcaagcagcattatcttcataaatgcttgtaggttcatctgtggtaggcttcaaaccacaattgcttcgaacatgtgtaattatggatttaatatatatatatatatatatatatatatttcacaaaccgcttcgtgaagagcaataatataTGCATGGTTCGAAGACATAGCGACtatggtctgttttgtagacttcCAGATATCGCtatcttacccatggtgaagaCATAATCAgcttgggaatgacctttgtgtgggtcagagagatacccagaatcaacaaaaccttccaaaacactaatgtcgTTTTAGGATAGGGATAAGGAAGGCAGGCCAGTGTTAGCGGCATTCTTGATGTGTGATGGATCCAAAtctatcatctctctatagggatagaacaagcccatatcaatcgtacatctcaagtatcgaaaaatatcttttacaccaatctagtGGCATCGCGTGGGTGTATAGCTATCATATAGCTACATccagctaacaagttcattgtgtacttacataagcatttgcctAATCATAATTAGTTACAATGGACCATGTTCATGCTGCCGCCAACGACACCGATACCATCAAGGGTGTTACCCCCGGGAACATCATCAGACGGCTGTCACCTGAGTTCAGGCTCAGGCTGAGATCACCGTTGATACGCCTTCACGCGCTGCACCAAGGTCTCCTTGCTGAAGAATCACAAACTGCTGCCTGATGCGTAtctgtcccacatcgaagacaaggaagagatcagtctctcccTCACTTATAAAAGGTTcacttctctctcctcattgattacaCATTAATTACTACCTAACGTTACtctatcaacataaatacattaatTGACTTAAGCATCGGAGTAGAAAAGACCGCCAACCACGGTCTCCCCTCTGACgctctttgtatttcacttgacaggtgaCGCTACCGCTACAATCCTTTCAATAATGATCCAAGCTAAGATCAACGTTATCGGGATACCGCCAAATCACCAGCATTAACATTGACACCgtttgtgggaatccttgagcaAAAAGTCATCCCATCATAACCTACATCTTTATCTGTGGTATTTCAGAGAGCATGTTAGCAAATGTTTCACCCAAGTGAAGAAAGTGGCTTTGGACATTTTGGAGTTGATCGGTGAAGGACTAGGGATAGGATCAGAGTAGCAAGGAGATTGACATCTTTGTTAATCACCATCGACCTTGTCCAGACCCAAGTTTGACACTAGGAATAACTAAACACTCCGACCCACAGCTCATCACAATTTTACTTCAAGCGGATGGCAGTGGCCTTCAAGTTTTCAAGGATGGGGAATGAATTGGAGTGGAACCCATTTCAAATGGACTCGTGGTTAACATAGGCTATCAATTACGGGTATGTACATCACCAGTTTCTATGCTCAAATTCATAAACATCAATCACTCTTCTTTTGTAACTAAAATTTTGGTCTTCTTGGGATGCAGATCATTAGTAATGGGAAACTCAAGTGTGCTAAACATCGAGTGGTGACGAATTCAAGTACTGTTCGGACGACGATTGGATTTTTCATTACACCCTCCCCTGATTGCTATATAGAATCTGCAGCGGCTCCTATTAATGCAAGCAATCCCCGACTCTATAAAGGCTTCCGATACCAAGAGTTTCCTGCCAACTACTTTAAAAAGCAGCGGAAAACTGAAGTTGTGCTCGAACCCTTTAAAATCGAATCTTTGCATTGTTGATGATGATGGCGTTATTGCTTGATGTTCAAGagtcttgtgcattgaataAATTAATGTCTTATTGCTTGATGTGGAGGCATAGACAGAACAACTAGTTGAAATTTATTTGTAATAATATTGTAAAACTGGTTGAATGTCATAAGTTATATGTAGTTATGTACTGTTAAATGATTCTTCAGATGGTTTACGATTGGCAATATTGATCGTCGAATGAAAGTTGAGGTAGAACTTATTCACAGGAAATGAGTCGGGTAATTTTCTGAATATTCGAAGCTGCCTCCACTAGGCCACTAAACACACACAAAATTACAGGCTACAATGCTACATGGTCGAATCATACAGTACATTCTTTATAGATCCATTACTCAGCTAGCTTCTGATCGATATCGACTGGCAGTTATGTTCATTAGTTTATTTTCACCAACAACGTACATACGGactaaaccaaaaacaaaacattttCATTTGAAAGATCCTGATGTTAAGCTCctaattaaaaataatttaGGAGTTAATTACGGATCAGGATTAGGGACAAGGGGGGTAGCCTGCAGGGGGATCCAAAAGACTTTGTTTTACGTCAGTAGTTGTATTCTTCACGATGAGTACTCCGGCCATACCCCAGGAAGCATGCCTTtccaaatggcaatgtagaaaCCACACtcctgaaaaaaaataaaaatttaattaattaattaagatgtTATATTTTTAGATTGtacgtttatttatttatatagtgTAAATTAATCAATTTATACGTATGAACGTACCAGGATTGTTAGCCCAGAATCTAACAGCGAGCCATCCATTCTTAGGGACTCCAAAGGTATTGGCTTCAGCTGGGGATGTCAAATTAAAAGTTTCACGTGAAGAGTAGTTGAAATTGCCATCATCACTCCCAACCAGATAGAAGTTATAACCATGAATATGCATGGGATGGTTCTCTGCGTTTCCGACATTGGTTCCTTGGAAAACTATTTCAACTGCTTCTCCATAGTCAACTGTCATCACCTTCGTACCTACAGTTGGAACTGTTTCATTATTTCCGGTCGCCCCAGTGTAGTCGAACTCCTCTGGTCTGTCTGGGAAATCCTCCGTGTAGACATCTTCTATGTTGCTGTATGTGCATGCACGCAGAGACTAGTACGTTATTTATGAATGATCGAATGAATAAAACTAAACACATAGATCGATATCCACAATATAATTAAGCTGAACTAGCTAGCTAAATCAATCATAGCGCGCGTGTAAGTGGGTACGTACCAGCGATATGCCTGCAGTATGTTGACATTTTGGGTGACGAAACGTTGGTTGTTTAAGGATGCAGCGTGCATCCCTGTCCAAGTTGCATTATAATTTTGCGGCGCCGTGCAATTGTTACTAGGATATGGACAAGGAAGCGTATTCACAGAAATTGTGATGGTGAAGTTCTTATTGATTTCAGAATCAGTGGGGACCGTAATCGGGTAATCATCGTTGCCTGTCAATCCGCTGGTTCGAACTCTTTCGGTGAAGGCCTTTGCATAACTCGCGTTTTTTGAATCAGCTGGAAGAAGGTCTCCAAGATCAACTGGAGTTTCAGTGCCTTTATAATTGCGGTATTGAAGAATTGCTCTTGTTGTGGAGTTCATGGGTGTACCAAATTTGGAGTCGACAAAAGCCTTTCCACCCATGTAGTAACTACGCGGAGTCTGATTCGTAGTGAGCAATATGTCCATCGTTTGGCCAGGAGTTATCGTGATGTAGTTTGTGGGTATCGGAGTCAGATATGCACCGTCAAGTCCAACAACCGTGAAGTTGTGACCGGAAATTGCAAAGAACATTTCCTCCTCCATCACCGCATTGATTATGCGGAGATGGTAATTTTTTCCGCTGTGAACAACAAATTTGTACATGTCTGCAAACATCATATATGAATTACTTGGTATGTAATaaaaaagtatatatatattccaatgggattaattaattaatgacCATCgtgcttaattttttttcaagcaTTTATACGTATATATGAGCATCGATCACTAGGCAGAAACACCTCAGATTTGCCTATATTCAACATGGCTGTCTTTGTCTTTGGCAATGGAGTTCTATTCTAATTCGGAGCTAGACGAGCACCTTAATTTACTtggtttttccttttgttttcttttcgaCGACAGTTTTGTCTGAGAGGAGTAAGGATTTATGTCACCATTCTTTTTTATATACTTCATTATAAAATGAAAGGCATGTGTTCGATATCTTCCGGAGTGTAAAGCTAGTATTCGATCTTTCCTTTGGAGGAGAGACGAATGCTCTAAGTTGTGATGATTGATGCACTTGCCCAATTCTCTAATTAATTGAAAGTAATTAAAAACATACATGAGCATGACAAGAAAACATTATAAGCATTCTAATTCAAAGTTCGGAACGTACCATTATCACAAGGAGTTTCAAGCTGTCCGGGATAACCGTTGATCGCGAAAGAAGTTGCTCCTTCAACATCGCCCCCCCAGATTACGGAATCCCGGTAATCTTCCATCAAGGTTCTATTGTTGAACCATGATCCTTAATTCAAAGTACGTGTCGGCACAAGTTAGTTTTTAATGGTAGCTAATAAACTGTAGCTACTACATattaataaaaagaagaaatacaTGCAATaagtaataaatatatataccaaGAATAATTGTTTGTGTATGATCAGGTTGAGGCTCAAAAGggtatttccttttttttttcttatctggAAATGGTAAAACAATGATGGCGCCATGCACGGAGGCACGTGACCAATCACTATGAGCATGCCACCATAAAGTTCCTTCTTCATCTGAAAATACGAGGGTATACTTGAAGCTTCCTCCATTTGCTGGAATCGGATTTTGGGTGATGTATTCGGGACCATCTGACCAAGGATTTCGGTGTTGCTTCACTCCATGCCTACATATTATTATAAATAGTTACGTATCAGTATCATTATAAGATATCACAAACACCACAAAAGATACACATTTAACCCAATGAGATTGGTCTAGTGGAAGCATGCTAGGCTGCAAATAGGGAGGACGTTGTAGGGTTTTTCCTGGTAATTAAAGGTCCCTAGTTCGAACCCAAACTTGTGAAAACCATTCCTTAAGGAGGGGTCATACCTAAGTTGCTCCCAGTCCCAGAGCGGCAACTCACTTGGccaccatttaaaaaaaaagaaaattgtaacagaaaaaaaaaaaaaaaaagatacacaTTTATGATTTATCATTATCAtaatagctatatatatatatatatatatatatatatatatatagcattaATTATTGAATGATTACCAGTGAATGGTGATAGGATAGGGTCCGTTGTTTAGCACATTAACATATACGGTATCATTTCTAGTAACTGTAATATTTGGGCCAGGAAACATTCCATTCACAGTAAGCAAGGGCTGCTCCAGGCACATTCTGGTAATATTCACCTCTTCCACCTGTACGTGATGCACGATAAACTCAACCGTGAACAAAGTGAAGGACACTTATACAAGTGAATGCAAAGTAACTTAATTAAGCTTACTCTAAAACTTACAACGAAGAAATGAATCATAAAACTTACCACAAAGCGAATCTCAACCGTTTGAGCCCTAATGCACAGAAGCAGACATCCCTGCGAAAATAAAAACCATAACAACCCTAAACTCATCGACTGTTTCACTCTCATACCTCCCAGAATTCTTATCAGGTACACAAGGAACGAGATtactatttctttctttctttccttctttctttcttttctttttttctgtgaTTTGAGCCAGCTCTTGAGCTCGCTATTTATAACTTTTTTAGCACGTGCATATATAGCAGTGATAGCACAATTTCAAATTATATCCCCGTGGAAATAACGATCCAAGAACGTGGGGAATTTGCATtgcataaaaaagaaaaagaaaaaaaaagaacacatGCATGAAATTTGGTTTGGTAAATTTTTTGAAATCATCTTCTTATTAACTTTTGTCCTATACACTTTAATCTTTATCGCTAAATTTTCTCACAAAATCCTCAATCCGGCTTGTAACACAGACAaacaagtttttattttatttttatttttatttttattttttatttcttttacttctaGCCAACGACAAACAAGATCTTTAAACTTACCAAAAGAAAAGCCAAATTAAGCGTCCATCTGTTAGGCTAAATTAATGTTAAAGAGAAAACTTGACTATAAGATTTATCAGCTCAACTAAAAAAATGTTAAAGAGAAAACTCGTGCTTCCACTGTAATTTCCTTCACATGTATACTCAAGAAAaagttttgttttaatttgtatttttatgtttctcCCACAAAACGTGGATGCCATTCTGCTGTATCAAGTTTTGAACGTTGACGAGGTTAATATGCCTTCTGCATATAATACATAAATTGGAGCCTTCAGTGGGTTCAGtggtatttatttatattttaaagAGAAGATTAAACTCATCGATCTGTCATGTAGATATACAGTAAGAGGGTCCAAGATTTCTACATTGAGAATTGAAGAGTTTGCCTCGGAGTTCATAAAAGTTTTACCAATTGTTTTAAGTTGGCCTAACCCAATTCATTATGTTATTAACTTATTATCTTCTTAGAGCGAGTTACTTTATGTGTAAAACTCAACAGCTAAATGTACTTCAAGTTCGGAGGGGGTGTTTAAGAATGTGGAGTCATATTTCACATTGGAGAAATATAGTTATACATTAAACCTCGTCTGTGAAGAAATCTGCAGCAAATACACTAATTAAAAGatgcacatatatatatatatatatatttttttttttaatataaaagaAGGGTCCTTGATCAAAAGCCCAAAAATGAGCTAAAGTTATCTCACTTATCTcagcaagagatttttattcccacatacacaatttgACGTCAAAAGACCATTTTGTCCTCAACCCATTTAAAGATTTACAACCAAAcgccacactctctctctccccgatcacACTCCATCTCTCTTCTCTCGAGCCTGTCAAGATCTCGGCCAGATCGTCGTCGGCATGGTCGCCGGTCGTCTGAAACTGTAACGTAATCATTTAGTCGCCAGGCTCTTCGCCCAATCAGAGGCCCGTCTGGCTTCGATGCTCCATCAAGACTCTCTCCGTCGCCAAGCTCTTCGCTCTGAATTTTGGGTTGGATATTGACCCACATCCTCATGGGAGGGCTGTTCCTCATGAAAGCCTTGAATTTGATTTGAGCATTTTGTTGTTCGCGGTGATCGTTTTGATCGGAACCGGTTGGTCATTTTTGTTGATGATTGTGATCCCTTTGCAAGTTCTGGCCAATTTATTGGCTTCGGTTGTGAGTGATAAGACTAGGCCGTTTATTAAAGATTGGGTCATCTGGAAAGAGGTCTTCTTGTTTGTTGATATCATATGTTGTACTCTGTTTTGGCTTCTTTTTATATTTTAGTATTGAATTTTGTGTGCTTTTTCAAAGGAACATGTTATAGCTATAGATGAATATGATGCTGCCATTTGGCCTCTGTTCATCATGTTTACTGTTTAGAGTAACCGTTTTCCCTCATCCTTATTGGAAAAGATGAAATTGGATTTAGAAGGTCGCCTATGCATTTGATTATACTGTTTTTCATTatcctttcttttatttcttataAAATGAGgcccaaaaggaaagaaaaaagagattatATTGGGAGGggggggacaatagacgtcttgaattaatgtaatctcctcttttttttctttaattaaagttatatttgtgtaattttagaaaaattagttctcatttctgtaatcgaaacgtctattggggcaatagacgttttaaaattgatataatttctttgtttttttctttaatcaaagttttatctgtctaattttaggaagattagttcatATTCCGGCTACTGAAAGTTTTATTGgcgggcaatagatgtctattggggggcaatacatggctgatagtcgtctatgtgggggggagggggggcactatgccaaaaagttaatcagacgacagataatatctgtcgtctgattgcatgattttctgtcgtctgaggcgCTGCCGTCTCTTGTGCAATCAGACGACGTAGaaactctgtcgtctgattgcactCAGAAGACAGACATGTTTTtagtcttctgttgtctgattgattccTCACATGTACATGTGTGTGTTACGaagattt
Coding sequences:
- the LOC112174801 gene encoding laccase-14 → MEEEMFFAISGHNFTVVGLDGAYLTPIPTNYITITPGQTMDILLTTNQTPRSYYMGGKAFVDSKFGTPMNSTTRAILQYRNYKGTETPVDLGDLLPADSKNASYAKAFTERVRTSGLTGNDDYPITVPTDSEINKNFTITISVNTLPCPYPSNNCTAPQNYNATWTGMHAASLNNQRFVTQNVNILQAYRCNIEDVYTEDFPDRPEEFDYTGATGNNETVPTVGTKVMTVDYGEAVEIVFQGTNVGNAENHPMHIHGYNFYLVGSDDGNFNYSSRETFNLTSPAEANTFGVPKNGWLAVRFWANNPGVWFLHCHLERHASWGMAGVLIVKNTTTDVKQSLLDPPAGYPPCP